One part of the Polyangiaceae bacterium genome encodes these proteins:
- a CDS encoding pentapeptide repeat-containing protein, with the protein MSTDQPASPASLLIEDQAQLLAAAASGQLLGCELRGVVANGIDLSGQDLRQARFVACELSEAVFDRARLSGARFEKCNLRGVSFRSSDLADSDLSEHAFANADFTGANLTLAHLGSSDLTQACFDDAQLVGVVLSAAWLSGLDLRSARVVCAKLEGADLRGARFHLADFSDANLQTTKLDASTSFDQCLFEGSDLSHLDLRKLNLHNSNFAKAKLVGCDLSDARGLQVGFAEADLSLARLVGFKGERADFSGATLSGADLGSGEFRDAEFGGCLAQRASFKQAKLDHARFEKADLSECSFRSASLVWAILDHAKLDKSVFMDANLSHASLHRASVGGCHMSRARLDDIRYNDPERERAEDF; encoded by the coding sequence GTGAGTACGGATCAGCCCGCCAGCCCAGCCTCGCTGCTGATCGAGGATCAGGCGCAGCTGCTCGCCGCCGCCGCGAGCGGTCAGCTACTGGGGTGCGAGCTGCGGGGTGTCGTAGCGAACGGCATCGACCTCAGCGGGCAGGACCTTCGCCAGGCTCGTTTTGTAGCTTGCGAGCTCAGCGAGGCCGTCTTCGACCGTGCGAGGCTATCTGGAGCGCGCTTCGAAAAGTGCAACCTGCGGGGTGTAAGCTTCCGGAGCTCAGATCTGGCTGACTCGGATCTAAGCGAACATGCGTTTGCAAACGCCGACTTCACCGGAGCGAACCTCACGCTCGCCCACCTCGGCTCCAGTGATCTGACGCAGGCGTGCTTCGACGACGCTCAGTTGGTCGGTGTCGTGCTCAGCGCCGCATGGCTCAGCGGCCTCGACTTGAGGTCGGCCCGAGTGGTGTGCGCCAAACTCGAGGGCGCCGACTTGCGGGGCGCGCGTTTCCACCTTGCCGACTTCTCGGACGCGAACCTGCAGACAACCAAGTTGGATGCGAGCACCAGCTTCGACCAATGCCTCTTCGAGGGGAGTGACCTCAGCCACCTCGACCTACGCAAGCTGAACCTCCACAACTCAAACTTCGCGAAGGCCAAGCTCGTCGGCTGCGACCTCAGCGATGCCCGGGGTCTCCAAGTCGGCTTCGCAGAAGCAGACCTGAGTCTGGCTCGGTTGGTAGGCTTCAAAGGCGAACGCGCCGACTTCTCCGGCGCGACCCTGAGTGGCGCGGACCTCGGCTCCGGTGAGTTCAGAGATGCCGAATTCGGCGGCTGCCTCGCTCAGCGCGCTAGCTTCAAGCAAGCGAAGCTCGACCACGCGCGGTTCGAGAAGGCCGACCTGAGTGAGTGCTCCTTTCGCTCGGCGAGTTTGGTCTGGGCGATACTCGACCACGCAAAGCTCGACAAGAGCGTGTTCATGGACGCCAACTTGAGCCACGCAAGCCTGCATCGTGCGAGCGTCGGTGGCTGCCATATGAGTCGCGCCCGTCTCGATGACATTCGGTACAACGACCCAGAACGCGAACGCGCGGAGGATTTCTAA
- the nth gene encoding endonuclease III gives MSRKPARIAQAQRICKETFAALRAKHPDAHCELDHQSPFQLIVATVLSAQTTDVLVNQVTPELFRRWPTPQALAKAERGDVEQVLSRMGMFRQKAKNITSLAGQLLERHGGEVPRKLDELVALSGVGRKTANVVLGVAFGAPEGVVVDTHVQRISQRLGWTQETTPEKIESDLMGLFPREDWDMLSHTLIFHGRRICAARSPACAACPVTDACPNAFAAENVGRKPPRARRTNDGPSGGATSANKKAAKKAPAKASTTLKPIKAKAPKAKPAKPKPAKPKPATATPAALTKAAKPALPKQAEAKRANAKQTTNAKQANATPTKPPKLAKRSPA, from the coding sequence ATGAGCCGAAAGCCGGCGCGCATCGCCCAAGCGCAGCGTATCTGCAAGGAAACGTTTGCCGCGCTGCGCGCCAAGCATCCCGACGCTCACTGCGAGCTCGACCATCAGTCTCCCTTCCAGCTCATCGTCGCCACGGTGCTGTCTGCGCAGACCACTGACGTACTGGTCAACCAGGTCACGCCGGAGCTGTTTCGCCGCTGGCCGACACCACAAGCGTTGGCGAAAGCGGAGCGTGGCGACGTCGAGCAGGTGCTCAGCCGCATGGGCATGTTCCGCCAGAAGGCGAAGAACATCACCTCGCTCGCAGGGCAACTGCTCGAGCGCCACGGCGGCGAGGTGCCTCGTAAGCTGGACGAGTTGGTTGCGCTCTCTGGAGTCGGGCGGAAGACGGCGAACGTGGTCCTGGGTGTCGCGTTCGGTGCGCCCGAAGGCGTTGTGGTCGACACGCATGTGCAACGCATCTCGCAGCGCCTCGGCTGGACTCAGGAAACCACTCCCGAGAAGATCGAGAGTGATCTGATGGGGCTCTTTCCTCGGGAGGACTGGGACATGCTCTCGCATACTCTCATCTTCCACGGTCGAAGGATCTGCGCCGCTCGGTCACCCGCCTGCGCCGCATGCCCCGTGACCGATGCTTGCCCCAACGCGTTCGCGGCCGAGAACGTCGGGCGCAAGCCGCCCCGCGCGCGACGGACGAACGACGGGCCGAGCGGCGGCGCCACCTCGGCGAACAAGAAAGCGGCGAAGAAAGCGCCTGCCAAGGCGTCAACGACCTTGAAGCCGATCAAGGCGAAAGCGCCCAAGGCAAAGCCCGCCAAGCCGAAGCCCGCCAAGCCGAAGCCCGCCACCGCAACGCCAGCAGCGCTCACCAAGGCAGCAAAACCAGCGCTGCCCAAGCAAGCAGAGGCGAAGCGGGCGAACGCGAAGCAGACGACGAACGCAAAGCAGGCGAACGCAACACCGACCAAACCACCAAAGCTCGCAAAGCGTTCACCAGCTTGA
- a CDS encoding molybdopterin-dependent oxidoreductase: MANASRPTTDTTAPSEHGRNVEFRRTTCNRDCPDACGIVARVEDGRITKLSGDPEHPITQGFLCYRTNHFLGRQYAADRLTQPLLRKQGELQPVPWEEALSFCAEKLSAIRAEHGPAAVFNYRSGGSLGLLLKLTDYFWELWGPVTTKRGDICGGAGNAAQELDFGVSDSSAPELLEQSKHVLLWGKNVITSGPHLVPILKRAKQAGAKLMLIDPVSQTSAKLCDTVVKPRPGGDFALCMAAARILFERGWIPADAAEYIAGIPEFRTLCESKTPEEWCNEADISLAEAELIASALHEGPTASLIGWGLGRRTAGGAAVRAIDALSALSGNLGVPGGGASFYYRRRAAFDDGLITGASARTIPEPLFGSGILEASDPPIRAVWVTAGNPVAMLPDSETTRRALQGLDLLVVCDSFLTDTAALADVVLPTPTLLEADDLVGAYGHHYVSSAVPVVAPPGDVKSDLEIIQLLAAHFSATHPQIQAQMAGTPREWKERFLGPGLRRAGVDLDTLDRSAVVNPEAPSVLFADRRFATASGKVELIRELPVQAPPLSPRFPLRLMALSTPRAQSSQWATKPELPLEARIHPETASGFTDGAVVDLESAHGSMPVRLVFDPDQRKDVALLPKGGHLAWNASANALITAQLTDLGEGGVLYDEPVGLRPRTPSSTP, encoded by the coding sequence ATGGCGAACGCTTCGAGACCGACGACCGACACGACCGCCCCTAGCGAACACGGGCGAAACGTCGAGTTCCGCCGCACCACGTGCAATCGCGACTGTCCGGACGCTTGCGGGATCGTCGCGCGGGTTGAAGATGGGCGCATCACGAAGCTCTCAGGCGACCCAGAGCACCCCATCACCCAGGGTTTTCTCTGCTATCGCACAAACCACTTCCTCGGGCGCCAATACGCCGCGGATCGCCTGACCCAACCGCTCCTGCGCAAGCAAGGCGAACTCCAGCCGGTACCTTGGGAGGAAGCCCTGAGTTTCTGCGCGGAGAAGCTAAGCGCGATTCGCGCCGAGCACGGTCCGGCGGCAGTATTCAACTACCGGAGCGGCGGCAGCTTGGGCCTGTTGCTCAAGCTCACAGACTACTTCTGGGAGCTTTGGGGACCGGTTACGACCAAGCGCGGGGACATCTGCGGTGGCGCCGGCAATGCGGCTCAAGAGCTGGACTTTGGCGTCTCCGATAGCTCGGCGCCAGAGCTCCTCGAGCAAAGTAAACACGTCTTGCTCTGGGGAAAAAACGTTATCACCTCGGGGCCTCATCTGGTCCCCATCCTCAAGCGTGCCAAACAAGCCGGAGCGAAGCTCATGCTGATCGACCCGGTGAGCCAAACCAGCGCGAAGCTCTGCGACACGGTCGTGAAGCCGCGACCCGGCGGTGATTTCGCTCTCTGCATGGCTGCCGCGCGGATACTCTTCGAGCGCGGATGGATCCCAGCAGACGCGGCAGAATACATCGCCGGGATCCCGGAGTTCCGCACGCTGTGTGAGAGCAAGACACCAGAAGAGTGGTGCAACGAAGCCGACATCTCGCTGGCAGAAGCTGAGCTAATAGCCAGCGCGCTACATGAGGGCCCAACGGCGTCGCTGATCGGCTGGGGCCTCGGGCGCCGTACAGCTGGGGGAGCGGCGGTGCGCGCGATCGACGCCCTGAGCGCCCTCAGCGGAAACCTGGGTGTCCCGGGCGGAGGCGCCTCGTTCTACTATCGCCGGCGTGCCGCGTTCGACGACGGCCTGATCACCGGTGCTAGCGCGCGCACCATCCCGGAACCCTTGTTCGGCTCCGGGATCTTGGAAGCTTCGGATCCGCCCATCCGCGCCGTCTGGGTCACGGCAGGCAACCCGGTCGCGATGCTGCCAGACAGCGAAACCACCCGTCGAGCGCTGCAAGGGCTCGATCTACTCGTCGTCTGTGACTCTTTCCTCACGGATACGGCAGCGTTGGCAGATGTGGTGCTCCCAACGCCCACGCTGCTCGAGGCGGACGACCTGGTTGGCGCCTATGGGCACCACTACGTCTCGAGCGCCGTGCCGGTCGTGGCTCCCCCCGGGGACGTGAAGAGCGACCTGGAAATCATCCAGCTGCTGGCTGCGCACTTCAGCGCGACTCACCCCCAAATCCAGGCGCAAATGGCGGGGACCCCGCGGGAGTGGAAGGAGCGATTCCTTGGCCCAGGACTGCGCAGAGCCGGCGTGGATCTGGATACACTGGACAGGAGCGCGGTGGTGAACCCCGAGGCGCCCAGCGTGCTGTTTGCGGACCGGCGCTTCGCGACGGCGAGCGGCAAGGTCGAGCTGATCAGGGAGTTGCCCGTCCAGGCGCCGCCGCTCAGCCCGCGCTTTCCCCTACGCCTGATGGCGCTCTCCACTCCCCGTGCGCAGTCTTCTCAATGGGCGACCAAGCCGGAGCTACCCTTGGAGGCGCGTATCCATCCGGAAACAGCGAGTGGCTTCACGGACGGCGCTGTTGTCGATCTCGAGTCGGCTCACGGATCGATGCCCGTGCGTCTGGTGTTCGACCCGGACCAGCGTAAGGACGTGGCGCTGTTACCCAAAGGTGGACACCTCGCTTGGAACGCCTCGGCGAACGCGTTGATCACGGCGCAGCTGACTGATTTGGGTGAGGGCGGCGTGCTGTACGATGAGCCCGTTGGGCTACGCCCCCGCACACCGAGCAGCACCCCTTGA
- a CDS encoding DUF4150 domain-containing protein has protein sequence MAVPDVCQVPAPPAPPVPTPFPNTAMVANATKVSTKVLIENKQTVIETSEIPSSMGDQAGTAGGVVSGTVGQKVVFKKGSSKVIAEGKGMVHQVAQSAHNGSNPNAPGGLQMAPSQAKVTIFP, from the coding sequence ATGGCCGTCCCCGACGTGTGCCAGGTCCCGGCCCCGCCAGCTCCGCCGGTTCCAACGCCATTTCCCAACACCGCGATGGTCGCCAACGCGACCAAGGTGAGCACCAAGGTACTGATCGAGAACAAGCAGACCGTCATCGAGACGTCGGAGATCCCGAGCAGCATGGGGGACCAAGCCGGGACAGCCGGAGGCGTGGTCTCGGGTACCGTGGGTCAGAAGGTGGTGTTCAAGAAGGGAAGCTCGAAGGTCATCGCCGAAGGCAAAGGCATGGTCCACCAAGTCGCCCAGTCAGCTCACAACGGCTCGAACCCCAACGCCCCCGGGGGCCTCCAAATGGCCCCCAGCCAGGCCAAGGTCACCATCTTCCCCTGA
- a CDS encoding DUF3540 domain-containing protein yields the protein MTDPAVTHPVEGPRTQEALVLHVTGQRLELRLRPGGQGEASVISARLAIPNYVAHAGDRVLVHSTPREAGGGGEHFVIGVLHTSTHEDSLRVTSETGAYAERTGSTLALYDNAGRLLVNYDTQSGTLELRATADLHLAAPAGSVRVSAGRRIELSAPEAELAGRQLSLRGDATQVDFGRLELRGERLLTRVAEAFVDVERVAETRAKRLRTLVESTLELFAQRTSIRSEKDTRVDGKRILLG from the coding sequence ATGACGGATCCCGCAGTTACGCACCCCGTCGAAGGTCCCCGCACCCAGGAAGCACTGGTGCTGCACGTCACGGGGCAGCGTCTGGAATTGAGGCTGAGACCCGGGGGCCAAGGCGAGGCAAGTGTAATTTCCGCACGGTTAGCTATTCCAAACTACGTGGCCCACGCCGGCGACCGCGTCCTGGTCCACTCCACCCCGCGCGAAGCGGGCGGTGGCGGTGAACACTTCGTGATCGGCGTACTGCACACCTCGACGCATGAAGATTCGCTTCGTGTCACTTCGGAGACTGGCGCTTATGCGGAACGCACCGGGAGCACACTCGCGTTGTACGACAACGCGGGGCGCTTGCTGGTCAACTACGACACGCAGAGCGGAACGCTGGAACTGCGAGCGACAGCGGACCTACACCTCGCTGCGCCCGCTGGTAGCGTGCGAGTCTCAGCAGGGCGGCGTATTGAACTAAGTGCCCCCGAGGCCGAGCTGGCAGGCCGACAACTCTCGCTCAGAGGCGACGCAACCCAGGTCGACTTCGGCCGCCTCGAGCTGCGGGGCGAGCGCCTGTTGACTCGAGTTGCTGAGGCGTTCGTCGACGTCGAACGGGTTGCGGAGACGCGCGCCAAGCGCCTTCGCACCCTCGTCGAGTCGACGCTGGAGCTATTCGCACAGCGCACGAGTATCCGCTCGGAAAAAGACACGCGCGTGGACGGCAAGCGCATTCTACTTGGGTAA
- a CDS encoding serine/threonine protein kinase — protein MEELSVGSKLSDDFTLTDELTPHPLAQRFLADSAQYQQAVELRVLRADYAAHKEAIERFKREAELSQRLVAPHLIRGLTSGELEDGRPYMVIEHIPGEPLNEYLERHGRLALSNAAELVLQAAEALGYAHRAGVVHRDVAPRNMVVSEDPLRLHVANFDVARVAMSALTSQEQALGTPTYMAPEQIQASRDVDERADVWGLGIMLHELLTGAIPFEATNLTGLVLSVLNDPPELSRDLPQEVAGVIRRCLEKQPSRRFANMAQLSAALRAAVPSAPGAKAAAPQAYQAPPARDAAAFFVSPQNQGVPAQAAPNPVAQRQVPPLPVSPVPVMPAPRPVASPVPHSPAPPMPVVSPVPFPAQTHGQAPVPAPALAQPALVGSAPVPKPIQQPGTGWPSSPPPPPAEVQEPKLQRTERTLPMGDDTEELQRQLEAATRGDLKRTAMAGDVAPGFAAPAQPPAPQAAPAAPAGGAAPQLTLFEFAMLCAEIAVAPREAKNQVLQKYNLTEMQRHSLMTAYRERLAANPEEYAQWKQQYESATRHWRKIYGGEA, from the coding sequence ATGGAGGAGCTGAGCGTTGGTAGCAAGCTGTCGGACGACTTCACTCTGACTGACGAGCTGACACCGCATCCGCTTGCCCAGCGCTTCCTGGCCGACTCCGCGCAGTATCAACAAGCTGTAGAGCTTCGGGTGCTGCGTGCAGACTACGCCGCTCACAAGGAGGCCATCGAGCGCTTCAAGCGCGAGGCGGAGCTAAGTCAGCGGTTGGTGGCGCCCCACCTCATCCGCGGTCTCACCAGCGGTGAACTAGAAGATGGGCGCCCCTACATGGTCATCGAACATATCCCCGGGGAACCACTCAACGAGTACCTCGAACGACACGGCCGGCTCGCCCTGAGTAACGCCGCCGAGCTGGTACTCCAAGCCGCAGAAGCCTTGGGCTACGCCCATCGCGCCGGGGTGGTGCACCGCGATGTCGCTCCACGCAATATGGTCGTGAGCGAAGATCCGCTGCGCCTTCACGTGGCGAACTTCGACGTGGCGCGGGTCGCCATGTCCGCGCTCACCTCGCAGGAGCAGGCGCTGGGAACGCCGACGTACATGGCGCCAGAGCAGATCCAGGCTTCCCGCGACGTTGACGAACGCGCAGACGTTTGGGGCCTGGGCATCATGCTGCACGAGCTGTTGACGGGTGCCATCCCGTTCGAAGCCACGAACCTGACGGGGCTCGTTCTGTCGGTGCTCAACGATCCTCCAGAGCTCTCGCGTGATCTGCCACAAGAGGTGGCGGGCGTGATCCGTCGCTGCCTCGAGAAGCAACCATCGCGCCGTTTCGCCAACATGGCGCAGCTCTCCGCAGCGCTCAGGGCTGCAGTCCCCAGTGCCCCCGGAGCCAAGGCGGCGGCACCTCAAGCGTACCAAGCGCCTCCGGCGCGTGACGCAGCTGCGTTCTTTGTTTCCCCGCAGAACCAAGGCGTCCCCGCTCAGGCGGCACCAAACCCGGTGGCACAGCGACAGGTTCCCCCCTTGCCGGTGAGCCCGGTACCGGTCATGCCCGCGCCGCGTCCCGTCGCCTCCCCGGTTCCGCACTCCCCCGCTCCTCCGATGCCCGTGGTTTCGCCGGTTCCCTTTCCCGCGCAGACCCACGGCCAAGCGCCGGTTCCGGCGCCTGCTCTAGCGCAACCGGCCCTCGTGGGCTCCGCACCGGTGCCCAAGCCGATTCAACAACCGGGGACGGGCTGGCCTAGCTCACCGCCCCCGCCTCCAGCCGAGGTGCAAGAGCCAAAGCTTCAGCGCACCGAGCGTACCCTGCCCATGGGCGACGACACGGAGGAGCTGCAACGTCAACTCGAGGCCGCGACCCGCGGCGACCTCAAGCGAACCGCGATGGCCGGGGACGTGGCCCCTGGCTTCGCGGCGCCCGCGCAGCCACCGGCACCCCAGGCTGCTCCGGCCGCGCCCGCGGGAGGCGCCGCTCCCCAGCTCACGCTCTTCGAGTTCGCGATGCTATGCGCCGAGATCGCCGTGGCGCCACGGGAAGCCAAGAATCAGGTGCTCCAGAAATATAACCTCACGGAAATGCAGCGACACAGCCTGATGACCGCCTATCGTGAGCGACTAGCAGCGAACCCAGAGGAGTACGCTCAGTGGAAGCAACAATACGAAAGCGCCACCCGTCATTGGCGTAAGATCTATGGAGGCGAGGCGTGA
- the gyrA gene encoding DNA gyrase subunit A, whose product MSDETPTTPSSDQPISIRDEMRTSYLDYAMSVIIGRAIPDARDGLKPVHRRILYAMREMNLTPGSGYRKCAKVVGEVLGNYHPHGDASVYDALVRMAQDFSMRYPLVDGQGNFGSVDGDPPAAYRYTESRLARVAMELLTDIDKDTVDYTSTFDDQGTEPTVLPARYPNLLVNGSGGIAVGMATNIPPHNLNEVIDGCIQLIANPDLSIEQLFEIIPGPDFPTAGIICGRGGAYQAYKTGRGSVVMRARSNVEKVQGSEREQIVITELPYQVNKARLHAKIGSLIREKRIEGIREARDESDRDGMRLVIELKKDVFPDVVLNQLYKLTDIQTSFGIINLAIVENQPEVLDLKTTLQLFVDHRREVVTRRTRFDLTKAQAQRELVEGLGMVTTDTDLVIQTIRSSADPDIARERLMKLPLKGLEAFVIRAGRPEEEVARAKARGDYFLSERQAKAILDMRLARLTGLEAEKLAKEYADLSDLIAFLEAILASETRLMEVIVDELNEVKEKHGQPRRTEIIDDEAEIQIEDLIQEEEMVVTISHTGYIKRTALSVYRAQKRGGKGNRGMEAADDDFVSQLFISSTHSYVLFFSERGKVYVKKVYEIPQAARNAKGRAIVNFIGIEPGERVMAITIAENFDDGHFVTTLTKKGQIKKTALSDYQNYREKGIIGVKIAEDDELLAAVMTDGNAEFLIATKTGKSIRFDESQVRTMGRGAGGVKAIELVDDDVVVGFATTGQPGRDSVLAVCERGYGKRTRLEEFRQQNRGGKGIILIDASDRNGPVVGIAIVGPKEEVLLMTDRGQTIRTRCEEIRETGRNAQGVRVMNVDEEERVVALEVVAESEDDDEVLGAADGVGGEDSLADTETDSTDAAAGSGSDGEATGADTATDTDTASDAENAGDELGEPESE is encoded by the coding sequence ATGTCAGACGAGACTCCCACCACACCCTCCTCCGACCAGCCAATCAGCATTCGCGATGAGATGCGCACGTCGTATCTCGACTACGCGATGAGCGTCATCATCGGCCGCGCCATCCCTGATGCGCGCGATGGCTTGAAGCCTGTTCACCGCCGCATCCTCTACGCGATGCGGGAGATGAACCTGACTCCCGGTAGCGGCTACCGCAAGTGCGCGAAGGTCGTTGGCGAGGTGCTTGGCAACTACCACCCGCACGGTGACGCGAGCGTCTACGACGCCCTCGTGCGCATGGCCCAAGACTTTTCCATGCGGTATCCGCTGGTAGACGGTCAGGGTAACTTCGGCTCCGTCGACGGCGACCCACCGGCTGCCTACCGCTACACCGAGTCGCGCCTGGCGCGCGTCGCGATGGAGCTCTTGACGGACATCGACAAGGACACCGTCGATTACACGTCCACCTTCGACGACCAGGGCACTGAGCCCACGGTGCTCCCGGCGCGCTACCCGAACCTGTTGGTGAATGGCTCCGGCGGTATCGCCGTCGGTATGGCGACGAACATCCCGCCTCACAACCTCAACGAAGTGATCGACGGCTGCATTCAGCTGATCGCCAACCCAGACCTGAGCATCGAGCAGCTGTTCGAGATCATCCCCGGCCCCGACTTCCCCACCGCGGGCATCATCTGCGGGCGCGGCGGCGCCTATCAAGCCTACAAGACGGGCCGCGGCAGCGTGGTGATGCGCGCGCGCAGCAACGTGGAGAAGGTGCAAGGCAGTGAGCGCGAGCAGATCGTGATCACCGAGCTGCCCTATCAGGTGAACAAGGCACGCCTGCACGCGAAGATCGGCAGCCTGATCCGCGAGAAGCGCATCGAAGGCATCCGCGAGGCAAGAGACGAGAGCGATCGCGACGGCATGCGTCTGGTGATCGAGCTGAAGAAAGACGTCTTCCCCGATGTCGTGTTGAACCAGCTCTACAAGCTGACCGACATCCAGACGTCCTTCGGCATCATCAACCTCGCCATCGTCGAGAACCAGCCGGAGGTGCTCGATCTAAAGACCACGCTGCAGCTGTTCGTGGATCACCGCCGCGAGGTGGTCACCCGGCGCACGCGCTTCGACCTGACCAAGGCTCAGGCCCAGCGGGAGTTGGTGGAAGGCCTCGGCATGGTCACCACCGACACGGACCTGGTGATCCAGACGATTCGTTCTTCAGCGGATCCCGACATCGCGCGCGAGCGCTTGATGAAGCTGCCCCTCAAGGGCCTCGAGGCGTTCGTCATTCGTGCGGGTCGCCCGGAAGAAGAGGTCGCGAGAGCCAAGGCCCGCGGTGACTACTTCCTCAGTGAGCGTCAAGCCAAGGCCATCTTGGACATGCGCCTCGCTCGCCTCACGGGCCTCGAAGCGGAGAAGCTCGCGAAGGAGTACGCCGACCTCAGCGATCTCATCGCGTTCCTCGAAGCCATCTTGGCCAGCGAGACACGCTTGATGGAGGTCATCGTTGACGAGCTCAACGAGGTCAAAGAGAAGCACGGTCAGCCTCGCCGCACGGAAATCATCGACGACGAGGCGGAGATCCAGATCGAGGATCTAATCCAGGAGGAAGAGATGGTCGTGACCATCTCCCACACCGGCTACATCAAGCGCACAGCGCTGAGCGTGTATCGTGCGCAGAAGCGCGGTGGCAAAGGTAACCGCGGCATGGAAGCGGCTGACGACGATTTCGTGAGCCAGCTCTTCATCAGCTCGACGCACAGCTACGTCCTGTTCTTCAGCGAGCGCGGTAAGGTCTACGTGAAGAAGGTGTACGAGATCCCGCAAGCCGCGCGGAACGCGAAGGGGCGCGCGATCGTCAACTTCATCGGCATCGAGCCTGGTGAGCGCGTGATGGCAATCACCATCGCGGAGAACTTCGACGACGGCCACTTCGTGACCACGCTGACCAAGAAGGGCCAGATCAAGAAGACCGCCCTCAGCGACTACCAGAACTACCGCGAGAAGGGCATCATCGGCGTGAAGATCGCCGAAGACGATGAGCTGCTCGCCGCGGTGATGACTGATGGCAACGCGGAGTTCTTGATCGCCACCAAGACGGGCAAGTCGATTCGCTTCGACGAGTCTCAGGTGCGTACCATGGGGCGTGGCGCAGGCGGCGTGAAGGCCATCGAGCTCGTCGACGACGACGTCGTGGTCGGCTTCGCGACGACGGGGCAACCGGGTCGTGACTCGGTGCTCGCGGTGTGCGAACGCGGCTACGGCAAGCGCACGCGCCTCGAAGAGTTCCGCCAGCAGAACCGCGGCGGCAAGGGCATCATCCTGATCGACGCGAGTGACCGCAACGGGCCAGTCGTCGGCATCGCGATCGTCGGCCCGAAAGAAGAGGTCTTGCTAATGACCGATCGCGGCCAGACGATTCGCACCCGCTGCGAAGAGATCCGTGAGACGGGTCGCAACGCCCAAGGCGTACGGGTGATGAACGTCGACGAGGAAGAGCGCGTAGTAGCCCTGGAAGTCGTCGCCGAGAGCGAAGACGACGACGAGGTCCTTGGCGCGGCGGACGGGGTTGGGGGTGAGGACAGCCTGGCTGACACCGAGACTGACTCCACCGACGCCGCAGCAGGCTCCGGCAGCGACGGAGAAGCAACAGGCGCAGACACCGCGACCGACACAGACACCGCGAGCGACGCCGAAAACGCTGGCGACGAGCTGGGTGAGCCGGAGTCCGAATGA